tattttaattaaaaaactttgaaacttcaatttgaaaagtttaaaattcaaaagttccattttgagtgctttaatttgtagtttatttttattactgcAAATGGCAAAATGTTAAGCTTCAGAGTTCAAATTGTATCAGTTTATTGatggtgaaaaatgtttgcgaaccgggaaattaccgggaatttttttcttggtttaaaacgaccaccctgtttttgtcatttttctattatttacgcTCTTATtaataattgtgtttcttttagTTTATTCAAAAGAGCactaagaaaacaaaataaaatattttttgaacttcaGCTGAAAATGAATAAAAGTGCACATTTTGTCATTCTCGAAatatatttcgatgaaaaattatttttcatacttttttcctTTTCCTTCTATTTTTAATGGATACTGTGTATATGGCTTTTTATTAATCTTGTGTAAAAATAGCCCATGTTTCAAGATCCGTATAAACTAGTCAACAATTTTAACTGTAACTTAAAAATATGCACGTgattaaattagtttattaaaagtaTCATCAAACAATGAAAAAGTGACAAACATTagcttttgcaaaaaaaatacaaataaaaaatttcaatttttcgtcatctttcgaaaaaaaatccgtTAGGTTCATTTCCTTCCATAAACTGTTTATTTCattctataatttattatttttttgtatgaaaaattttaaaattcacaaaagaaacattaattttaaaaactttatttgcaattgaattttttatgactgacacaattttgaaagtaaatttttctatgtctgaaatcgttagaacatttattttaagaaaacatttgttacacaaataataatattttaagatttagttattttaaaaatttgaaacagcaaagttgtagagaatgtttttccgGAAAATAAgctgtaatttattaaaatgaaatcattgttcaaaaattggtaagaagcaacggtcagaaaaattcaattgcaaaaaacatggttaaaatgaatgtttttttgagtgaattttatcatttttcataaagaaataattttttctattggacatgacatcagttataatattttgattcttaaaatcatagaaaaactattttttcatatatttgacTTTTGGCAagacttgaatgcttaaatgctAAGCATATTCTCGAGAATCTTTTACAAGCGGAATAAAACAACATTTCAGATACACTAAAACACAGGAAATTTTatatcaagaagataaattatcaataaaaaaatagaattttcaatccaaaaagaagaattttacaccaaaaatggtgactttttaataacattgttgaattatctaccaatagttgcacttttaccccaaaaaattacatttctcttgaaacagatgcatttttagtaaaaaaaatcacaaaactaGTTGTactttcatccgaaaaagattccaCTTGATTAttgaagatcaaaatatgaaatgtcaacaagaatataattttctacgaaacaaacttaattttaaattaaaaaaaggaattttttcagccaaaaaggatgaatttttaacaaaatagttgaattttcgaccatatagttgcattttttccaagaaaaatgttatttttgctaaagcaggtgaattttaaaatcaaaaagacaaactttcgaaaaagagttgatttttcaaacgaaaagttgcataccaaaaataagaattgtaaacaataatttaattttctgctaaatagttgaatttttaaccaaacaattgcatttttgtccaagaaaaatgatacGTCTACTAATACatgtgaatttttaagtcaaaaagaccatttttctagaaaaaaaggttGTCTTTTGATTCAAGAAACatacaatatttctactaaaaaatatcaacttttaaatcaaagtcaaatttttagaaaaaatagtattCATCAGTTTTAAGATGTACACTACAtataatcaatctcaaaagtagtatctttaaaatgatttataaaaccgacaaaaaaagatctattattaatttctggaaatcttgatggaggcttccaagcacacttcagaaaaaaataattcagggtaaaaagtgtttaattaacattagttattttaagatttaatttttccttttttttttagagagaaaagttacaatttttatttaatcctaatgattaaggcctcattttattattcgaaggattctctaaatttctatttgggtggattttattaaaaaaactaatgtagaaattatataattattattgttatacacaatcatagtttaaattttaattaacaccagCCAAATATAATTGTCAAAGAATAAAATGCGGCCTTGATcattagaattcaataaaaagtgTAACTTTTTCCTTAAGagataactactgttaaataaacaatttgaacctgaattatttttttctgaaatttgcttcgaagcctccatcaagaattacagaaattaataatagatcttcttaggtcgattttatcaatcatttcaaAGATAGGACACTTTTGAGATTGATGGTAcatagtgtacatccttaagaaatttttttgtaaaattttttaaccaaataataaaatttataactaagaagATAATCACAAGGATGTaggttaaatccgactttgaatattttttatagaacggcacagactcaatatatatttttccaaagtatttgcgaaagaaagaaaaaaaactggtCGAATATCCAGGATTTTGCGAGGTCcacggatcaataaaatgttgaaaaatcaaatcttttgttgaggaaattattacttttatgacaaatatgaattttgcgaaaaatagAAATCAGCGGATAGCAGAAGAAAAGCTTTTGAatggttagaatcgtttgcaaatttatttttttactctcaATTCGGACATAATAGAATTCTCGAGAGataccaggttttcaaagggccacgacttgatgatggtgaccctaaaaTTTGCGAAATAGAGAGCAATGcagacaaaattgacatgccctgtgttccgcaaaattcatatttgtcgtgaaaataatcatttcctccaCAAAAgcttcgatttttcaaaattttaatggtaCATGGATCTCGCAAACCCCCATATactcgacaagttttctttctttcgttcgcaaatcctttggaaaaatatatattgaggcAGTGCCgcactataaaaaaaaaatcaaagtcggatttaaccaacacccttaagttgaaagtttttgcaaatttgcataaaaaaagtaCATAATTGAAGGGCCCTTTACCGTGAAAAATCGCAACAAAATGTGTCAGCCCCACCCCCCACTTAAACTGTCACGCAATTTAAGTAGGGTCCTTAATGtagtttatggacagcccctAATATTTTTGGTACCAGCTATATGTAAGGCATTCCGTCCATTTTTGCTTCCAGCTTCAATGCATTCCGGTGAGTATTTCAGGAGAAGATTAACGATATTAATATCGCCAGAACGGCAAGCTAAATGAAAAGCTGTCCAGCCGTCTTTATTCCTGATAGAAAGATCAGCATTGGCCTTTAATAAAGCCTGGACACAGGAATTGGCCTCTGATCCTCTTTTTGTGCAGGCCAACATTAGCGGTGTCCAGTCAGCacgttttaaagaattcagattCGCCCCTTTTTCTATCAGATATTCAACAACAGCAGTTCTTGAAAATTGCGATGCCTCATGCAACGCTGTTTTCATTTCCAAATTGACGACATCAATTGTGCATTTTTGGTCCTTCCAATCTGAACACAAGGACTTTACTATTTCCAAATTTCCTTCCCGAGCAGCAATATGCAGTGGACTGTCACCGGAAGAAGCATGTCGAATTATCGACCaatctttaatattttctgaaccaaGTCTCCGAATTTGGGACAAATCTCCCTTTTGACAGGCACGCAAGAATTGTTTTGAGAGGTTAGATTCGCTGTCCAGCATTTTCCCGAACATGTGAAGAAAATGATTGTTAGTGTTCAGATTTTTACGTaacttttcttcattattaaTGCCGGACAAacactttttgaaattgtttcatagatattatttacaagaaaaacaGACGCAACAATCAAAAGAATAAAAGGAGCGTAAAAACGCACGTGCTACTTGTTTATCGTCTTGAGTTGTGGCGCCATTGTTATGTTCTGTTTTAtcgacattttaaaatttgaattttattctcgATCTGCTTTAtttgcatcaattttttttatttgcggtaaatttgtttctttaagtgaaaaattataagCATTTCGCGtatgtccatgaatttgaattaagaaaatgattaatattacTATTAAATCGACTTTAAATTCATAATACTTGCCGACATGGATGTATGTTTGGTCGCTTTTCCCCAGGCGCAAGAGCgctttgttattaaaattatttatctgatatttaaaataaaagcgtaatacttttaaaatttttttttgaattttaacctattttatttgaaaatttttcagttaaaaaacaacaatttcctgatatttatcaatatttaaatatttatttaaaatgagcaattaCAAATCAaataactaaacaatttttaatttaattgttagaaaatcaaaaacttgaattGTTAAAACTTGAAAACGTTAGCATTTGaattaatatattacaaatttactTCATTACTgtataattgaagtatttggctgaaagtgtctttttttaattaaaaattaatgtttctcatttgaaaattgaactattgaatgaatggttaaaaattaatcgttcgtagttaaaatttcttctatttgatagaaaattcatatatttgattaaaaatggttcctttttgtagaaaattacacatcttggatacaaattaaactatttggttgaaaattgtactacttagttaaaagtaaaactactttgttaaaaattaattttattattgaaaaattcattttatgcttaaaaatctcaattattttgttgaaaattaacttttttgttgaaaattcgtgatattttgctgaaaatatgttggttaaaatatcaaaaattatattccttgtaaaaaattgacattttttaattgaaaatttaacttcttgtttgaaaatgtaacttctttgtTACAAATACATCTTTTTGATGATTCAtagtttggtaaaaatttatctttgtaagttgaaaatgtaaatatttggttaaaatgcgactattttattgaaaattcttctattttgcgTCAaggttcatatttttgattgtaaatgttaattaacattttttaaaatttaactatttgactaaaaattcttttttttaattgcaaactcaacttttttagatttaaaattcatatgttttggtagagaaattataagttgcaattttaaaatagttttaaattattagatttttaatttagtgcttttattcaattttaaaattttcttgtttagcCCATtgaattagatatttttaaattaaatacataacAGTTTCTTGGTATTTAGGAATGTTTTACTGAtcatttaaaatgagaaattttaaataaaatattcacatctaaacaatttaaaattgatctgctAGAAAATCCAagctttaattgttaaaattttcgtGGAAATGCAAATCTTGAACATCACAATTTTaggtgtttcatttttttaaattttcagctgcaATTTTTAgagcataaaatttaaaagagttccactttgagtgatttaatttttattttagttttgattactggaaataaaaacaaactttttaatttcaatgaccgtGAACATTCTTTGCTTatcgggaaatgactgggaattgttttcttttattcaaacGGCCATACtgataactaaaataaagaatcttatttttatttatgacatggattttctgttttattaaatttatttgaaaaatttttactatgAATTGAGAATCCGTTGATGATTAGATTGTTTTTATTTCCATGATGCTTCCGGTCTAGGGTTGgccgaaaaaatacaaaattactagATTCATTAGTAATAGCTCTAAAAACTTTATTTGTGACAtggcgaaaaagttttaaaaaaaggtttctcaCCATTGGGAAagtcaactaaaaaatttcagattttaatttttttaaatttttcgtacataaaaattttttttcaattttttggattaaaagttattaaagtaaataattttctagaaaaaaaaaatttttcaaatatttttttttgttgaaacataatttttcaacaaatgacgAAAAATGCAACTAAAGTtgccacaaaatttaatttttttattttgtatgctcTTTTAATAAACGTGTTTATTTACTTTATTCGAAAGATcagcaagaaaattaaaaaaaattttagtttttttttaattttaggtaaaaattaacaGAAGTGCACATTTCGTTATTTTTGGATATTACATTtcgatgaaaaattgtttttcatacttttttccaCCTAAGGTTATTCAGTTACATAATACGTTCTCTTTATTTTTAACGGATACtgtataaatgttttttaatggaTCTTGTGTAAAAATAGCAAATATCGCAGGATCCATAAgaaatagaaaatgatttttttgtaactgaaaaatatctacatgattcaattatataatttaaaaaaaaatcgtcgaaaaataaaaaagttaaaaaattttcttttgcaacttttaatacaaactaataaaaattcatttttcctcgtttttttgaaaaaaattcaattttactcaaaaaaaaaaaaaaaatgaaagaaatcatttttccgcaaacaaaaaattcctacataataaaatttcttaatttttgttcgtAATGCCAGTGCTATTACCAATGAATCAaatgaattaaagtttttatgGCCCTTTCCATCGAAGCGGTTTTcctaatttaaacaaacaatactGTAAGGCAGTCAACTTTTTCCCGtatacaatattcttttttttaactcgcATGTATCTGCtttcaacatatttttgaaattgtatgcTGCCGACGTAAAAAGTGTAATGAATCGACTGATAAGCAAGTGTTGAACTCTGCCTGACTTTTACCCCATGTATCCATTACGCAGTCTCATTCGATGTATCGAAACAATCTAGTCCGTTTACTTCAGTTTACCAATCATAACTATCCGAGCATAAAACCGTTTCGAAAGTAGGATATTATTGACCTTATCCAAGCTGACTCATAAAGGCATTCTTTATACATTGTCACTATAttagttgatttaaaaataaaatatattttcaaaaatttaatttcataaatatcgcaaaaaatatatttttttcaaaaactctatAAATGAGATCaccagtttataaaaaaataataaaccaaaaTTCAAGAACAGCTCTTCAGAAAATTTATGTGATTTTCATGTAGCATACTTTTAattaggggccgttcaaaaattATAATGGCAACTGCTAGGGGGTGGGGTTAACAGATTTTGGGATGATTTGTGACGTGTCTGTTATCGAAAAATACAAATGTAAacaacaatttttggaaatattagtaaagatgaaaattacacttttttcattttatatgaaaatcgACCGTCTATGAGCAATGAGACGTACGCACGGTCACGTGCGTGGCCAAATGTAACACATGTccgtttatagaaaattttattttatttctttttctatatcctttcatgaattttaatataatttaaaaatggtccGCTTTTTTAGTTTATATGTAAATCGACTAAGTGTCAAATTTCACACGTTTTTGGTcatggaaaatcaattttgtactttttgtgTGAACCTCGTGgataatgtatttcaaaattaaaagaaaataagcagtaaaattcttaaaattcttttggtagaaaatttggcAATGTCTTTTGAAGCCATTatcctaatttttattaaaaaaaactttaatttgtctGAATCAGACATCACGAAATTTAGCCGAATTTAAGCATCTACATACATACATCGAATTATTCCCTCATTCTCCTCTTTATGTCACACAATTAAAACACGCTGTCTTTTGCAAGGTGTTATGTTTTTAGTAAAAGTCAATTTCGcaaggaatttaattctttttaattggaaaatctactattatatttttggttcaaaatttctctcttttggttaaaaatttaactagtttttgaaaattcattgtttttagtagaaaattcattttttgaactgaatatttagttaatgaatttttggttgaaaatcgatcttttagctaaaaattcatctctcaacTACTTTTTTGAGGGTACATCTGGTACATCTTTGGTAAAAACTCATTGTATAgcttaaacattgaactattttgtgaaaaattcgtttcttttaagttgaaaatcaattttttaactgaaaatttaactaatttatttttgtttaaaaatgtatcgtttttagtacaatattcaactgcttggttgaaggttgaactattctattaaaaaaatcattttaacgcttaaaaattgaactatttagttgaaaattaaactattgaactattttataaaaatttcatattatctgctgaagattgaactgtttcgtacaacatttgtcatttttttaaataatttgccgaactgaaaatttcactattccatttttggctgaaaattgatcgcttttagttacaaaatcaactactattatatttctctttgtaaatttatctcttttggtttgaACTGGAAGTACtgtgttaaaattcattttattggagtgaaattggactatttgaatgaaaatttgtctttttttgttgcgTATGAAATATAATGTAGTGTTCTTTagatcattttaagaatttttgcccAAAAACTCACAGCCCACCAGCAACATGTGTACCCGGGGGTTTTCGNNNNNNNNNNNNNNNNNNNNNNNNNNNNNNNNNNNNNNNNNNNNNNNNNNNNNNNNNNNNNNNNNNNNNNNNNNNNNNNNNNNNNNNNNNNNNNNNNNNNCGAAAACCCCCGGGTACACATGTTGCTGGTGGGCTGTGAGTTTTTgggcaaaaattcttaaaatgatctAAAGAACACTACATTATATTTCATACGCAacaacaaaagacaaattttcattcaaatagtccaatttcactccaataaaatgaattttaacacaGTAGTTCCAGTtcaaaccaaaagagataaatttacaaagaGAAATACAATAGTAGTTGATTTTGtaactaaaagcgatcaattttcagccaaaaatggaatagtgaaattttcagttcggcaaattattttaaaaaatgacaaattttgtacgaaatagttcaatcttcaacagataacatgaaatttttataaaatagttcaatagtttaattttcaactaaatagttcaatttttaagcgataaaatgatttttttaatagaatagttcaaccttcaaccaagcaattgaatATTGTActgaaaacgatacatttttaaacaaaaatcaaatcaaaatcaaaagtcaaaatttattcttcttggttgaaaactaaactttttagttaaaagttaatctacttttttaaagttattttttaattagaagattcatttttaggttaaacactcaactatttggttgaatattaatttttcttaatccaTAGTATTTAcggaaaattcctctttcttcgatagaattcaactgatttagaattataatattttttggttgaaatatctattaatgcgtttggttaaaactttttttttggtttaaagattgataatttttgttaaaaatttaattatttttaaaattcaaccagtttaaaaaaaatgtattcaaaaaaattgaaatgctttgttgaacattgcgttttttttgacgaaaaataagtttttctcgaCAATGAATTCATTTGTCTTCTaaataatttgtccttttggcttgaaaattcaactgtttggttgaaaattcgactgtttttggttgaagtttgatcttattatttcaacatttaattatttgctcaacattcatctttttagtttcaaaatttaactatttgttttttaactaGTTTCTTGAAACTTTCCCCATTTTTCTTGAAtgtttatttgattgaaaatttcggattaaaaattcaactttttaaattgagaattcaatttttccgatTGAAAACTTAATTGTCCTCTAACAAAAATGTCCTGACTGTAAATGCAACTGTGTTTCAAAACTAAGccttattgttgttaaaaatccaactattatttcaaaaataatatttatcttgTAAAAATGCATCGTTTATGGATTAAAAGtctactgtttaaaaaaatcgactatttgcttgaaaaaccGCCCTATTTCCCCAGGTTTGAGAGCATTTTAGGCTGTAAAGCCtaaagaaataatattctttatgtttgatgttttattttaggcgtttattaaataaaatgtaatacaaCAATTTTAACCATCAAGAGGTTTGGGCTAGTAAAAAAGGAGACCGGTGTAAATGTGTTAAAAATCGATTGACGTagttttataagtttaaaaaaattatcatattactTATATTCCGATATATTCAATCTTTGCAAAAtccaaattaagcatttttcaaaatattttcaaatttcaaatatttcacgttTGAGTCCCGGAAATTTTGAATTAGCCAAGGAATACAATTGGGTAAATCAACAGTGATGTTACAAAAAGTTTTCTCATCGGATTTTAATAATCtagtttatttaagaaatttctctATTATTCACATTCGTTCTCGGAAGGTGAGAAATGCATACTGGgaattagtaatttttatgattttttattgctatttttcatGATATTACTGCTAGGAAAAAATCACATAATAGCGATATGAAAATGTGCACGtcaattaaatatgaattttatgacAAAGCACGTAGCAGATAGTTTATTTGAgatattaaataacataataaATACCTTCACATCCGCTATCAatcatatgaaataaaaaatacatatattttttttagttttccttaaaaattagaaaaaatttatataactttCGCAGTTTTATATTTAATAGATGTTTGTGACTAGCTACTTCGAATTGATAAtatcaaaatagtatttttcttaTAAAGTCGTCAGATGATATTGaaattttacacttaaaaaaacagtttctttttttattggtatttataaaattattgagaaaTGTGAGTCATTTCCCTCGTTCATTTTTAAGGAAGGTTATTACTTCCTGAACAGTTTTTCCCAGAAAAATGTCCATATTTTTATTGGTATTTGTCGATAATTGATGATTCTTAGAATGAAAATCATGCGAGCAAATCCTgggtacaaaattatttaaaattatcgaaatcccaattaaaatcttgtttaattctttattttcttattgatatAATTGGAGACAAttataattgtacataattgaTGCCACCTTAATTTACACAATTATGTATTGCGATGAACGAAGACGCAAAAAGAGAAGAATTGTATGTGACAACAGACGTATCTTTCGATCTAATGAAATTTCATTCCATAATATATCAAAGAACCTTGCCTTTCTCGGAACAACCTGTTATCAAATCGGATGCTAGGCTACAGTTGTAGGTTAAAAGAATTCTTGAAGgatacaaaaattattcttaaaaacacATCGTGAATAAAAGGCATCTTTGCACTGTTGgatattttattctgaattttatttgaaaagagaaTAAATTATGGactattattttttacttgagtTATACCAATCGGTTAAAAAATGTCTCAATGGCTGATAAGAGGCCCTTCAATTCACCAACCGTGAAAATGCAATTCAATACTATCGATCTGAGTTAGCTCctcaaataacagaaattctttaaCTTCTTTTCAGGAACTCTTAACACTAAGATactggagagatcgaaagaaaactcttttttcagAAACACGCTGCCTTTTGCAAGGtgttatatttttagtacaaGCGAATTTCACCAGATATTATCATCTGAAATGGTAACAACCGATCAGTGAAGATATCTTTCAACAAACGTCTTTTTAGACTAGATCGtcctatgaattaaaaaaatgttaattacattctttctgaaaaaagatcttcccCTTCGCTCCGCTAGGGATCGGACTACATGTCTATCGATTTCCGGTCGAGTGcttttaccactaagctactggagagatcaaaagaaaactctttttttcagaAACACTCTGCCTGTTGCAAGGTGTTATGTTTTTAGTAAAAGTCATTTTCAcaaagaatctgtattatcatctgAGATGGTAACAACTAATCAGTGAAGATGTCTTTCACCAaccgtgaaaatataaataaatactattGGTTTACATTAACTAATCAAATAATAGAAATTCTTGAAAGTATTTTCAGAGTAGAcagagctatgaattaaaaaattcttaatgaaattttgtttgaaaaaagatctccttcgctCCGATAGGGATTGAACTACATGTCTACCGATTTCCGGTCGAGTGCTTTTACCACTAAGTTTTGGCGAGACCGAAAGTAAAATCTTTTAGGAACACGCTGTCTTTTGCAAGGTGTTATGTTTTTAATACAAGTCAATTTCacaaggaatctgcattatcatctgAGATTGTAACATCACCTAAACAAGCAACAAAAATTCGTTAACGTATTTTCAGACTatatggagctatgaattaaaaaattttaattacattttttctgtaaaaagatctTTTCCCTCgctcaacaaaattcataaattttcaataaaattatttcatttatgagctacaaatacaaatttcttccaaaacagattaatttttaactaagcagtaacatttttactaaaaattttaattttctacgaacagataaattttcaataaagaaagagggttgtttaaaaaaatagttgattttaaaagacaaaaaattcgTTGGTGAAGACACAAAACAAACAAATTGggtaatttccaagcaaaaaagacgaactttaaaaaaaagttaaatgttgaaCAGTTgtatgacattttaacaaaattgttgaatatacaacaaattaattcgattttacaccaaataataaaaattttaaataaataatatgaattcttaatgacAAATGCAATAGTAATAGTTTCATATcagattctattaattcaatatgtatttaagtggaaaattgaaaaaaatagtaaagacTGGATAGCCTGCgataaacaaatatgaatttttttcatttatgtactaaagaataacattttaaataataatggaaatttatttttgttacttgAAAAATGTTATGGAACTATTTTGGCACAATTCGTTACATTTTGTGACATTATT
This Belonocnema kinseyi isolate 2016_QV_RU_SX_M_011 chromosome 3, B_treatae_v1, whole genome shotgun sequence DNA region includes the following protein-coding sequences:
- the LOC117169957 gene encoding ankyrin repeat domain-containing protein 16-like, translated to MFGKMLDSESNLSKQFLRACQKGDLSQIRRLGSENIKDWSIIRHASSGDSPLHIAAREGNLEIVKSLCSDWKDQKCTIDVVNLEMKTALHEASQFSRTAVVEYLIEKGANLNSLKRADWTPLMLACTKRGSEANSCVQALLKANADLSIRNKDGWTAFHLACRSGDINIVNLLLKYSPECIEAGSKNGRNALHIAAFHGCKPLIDLLVSKNSKLLDSRDSSGSAPLHESVKSKCFEATKSLIESGANIAAVDDAGQNILHIAASVGNREIVEYILESNLIDIQSEAQFQITPLIAAERNSQHEIVKLLLKHEDKYKEI